The window ACGCGATCTTGCGTGCTGCGCCAGAAGAGGCGATTGGCCGTCATGTAATGGCTTTGCATGAGACAACGACAAAACTGCGACCTTCCGCACTAAAAACAAAATTTCTAAAATAATTTATTTGAAACTTTTTTTTCAATGAAATAGAGTTTGCTGCATCCGGTCAGGATTTAGCCTGTGTGCGGGCGCCGCCTGGCAGACAGGATGATTAACGCCATGCCGTTTGCGGCCAGGCGACAGCGGACTTGAAAAGAGGGTGTGACATGAAAACCGTGGGTAACTTTATTGGCGGGCAAGTGTGCCTGAGCAGCAGTAATCAAACCGTCGACGTGCATAACCCGGCGACCGGGCAGGTTGAACGCCGCGTCACCCAGAGCACCGCCGCCGAGGTAAAACAGGCCATCGACGTGGCCCATCAGGCGTTTGCCGACTGGTCGCGCACCACGCCGCTGCGCCGCGCACGCGTCATGTTCAACTTCAAGGCGCTGCTGGAGCAGCACCGCGACGAGCTGGCGGCGCTGATCGTCAGCGAACACGGCAAGGTCTATTCCGACGCCCTGGGCGAACTGACCCGCGGCATCGAAGTGGTTGAATTCGCCTGCGGCATTCCGCACCTCATCAAGGGGGAGTATTCGCCGGAGGTCGGCGGCGGCGTTGACAGCTTCTCGCTGATGCAGCCGCTGGGCGTGGTGGCGGGCATTACCCCGTTCAACTTCCCGGCGATGGTGCCGATGTGGATGTTCCCGATCGCGCTGGCCTGCGGCAACACCTTCGTGCTCAAGCCGCCGGCGCTGGTGCCTTCGGCTTCGGTGCGGCTGGCCGAACTGCTGAAAGAAGCCGGCCTGCCGGACGGCGTGTTCAACGTGGTGCACTGCGCCAACGAAGATGCGGCGCAGCTGTGCACCGATCCGCGTATTCAGGCGGTGAGCTTCGTTGGCTCGTCCACCGTGGCGGAGCATATCTATACCACCGCCAGCGCCCACGGCAAGCGGGTACAGGCCTTCGGCGCGGCGAAGAACCAGGCGATCGTCATGCCGGACGCCGATCTGGACGCCACGGTCAACGCCCTGATGGGCGGCGCTTTCGGCTCCGCCGGCGAACGCTGCATGGCGCTGCCGGTTGCGGTGGTGGTCGGCGACAGCACCGCCGACAAGCTGATCGCCAAGCTGAAACCCTTGATTGCGCAGCTGCGCGTCGGCCCGGGCATTCAGCAGGGCGGCGAAGAGAATGAAATGGGCCCGCTGGTTTCCTCCGCCCACCAGAAAAAGGTGCTGGGCTATATCGATCTCGGGGTGGAAGAGGGCGCCACGCTGGTGGCCGACGGCCGCAACTATCAGGTGGCGGGCTATCCCGAGGGGTACTACGTTGGCGGCACGCTGTTCGATAACGTGAAGCCGAACATGCGCATTTACCGCGAAGAGATCTTCGGGCCGGTGCTGGGCATCGTGCGGGTGCCGGACTACCAGACCGCCATCGACACGGTTAACGGCCATGAATTCGGCAACGGCGCCGCCATCTTTACCAGCAACGGCCACTACGCGCGCCAGTTCGTGCAGGAAGTGCAGGCCGGGATGGTTGGCGTCAACGTGCCGGTGCCGGTACCGATGGCGTTCCACAGCTTCGGCGGCTGGAAACGCTCGGTGTTCGGCGCGTTGAACGTGCACGGCACCGACGGCGTACGTTTCTATACCCGCATGAAAACCGCCACCGCCCGCTGGCCGACCGGGCAGCAGACGGTGTCTGAATACAGCATGCCGACGCTGGGTTAAACCCCGTACCGGCAGACCAGGGCCGTTACTTCATTGGAGTGACGGCCGCTGCATTTGTAACGCTATAGGTTAACAGGAGAATCGTCATGTCTTCACTGCTTGCCAAATGTCAGCAGCCGAACGCCCAGGGGCGTATCCAGCATGTCACCCCGGAAAATGCCGGCTGGCGCTTTGTCGGGTTCGACGTTTATCGCCTGGCGGCCGGTGAGTCGCTGCAGCTGGAAAGCGGCGACCGGGAGCTGTGCCTGGTGCTGGTGGCCGGCATCGCCTCCGTCGCCACCCTGCGGGCGGAATACCCGCATATCGGCAAGCGCATGAGCCCGTTTGAGCGCACGCCGCCTTATGCGGTCTACGTGCCGCATCAGGATCGCATCGAGGTGCGGGCGGAAACCGATTTGGAGCTGGCGGTCTGCAGCGCCCCGGGCGGCGGGCATCTGCCGTCGCGGTTGATCACCCCGGCGGATGTCGGCGTCGAGCGGCGCGGCAAGGGACGCAATCAACGCCTGGTGCATAATATTTTGCCGGACAGCGAACCGGCCGACAGCCTGTTGGTGGTTGAGGTATATACCGACGAAGGCAACACCAGCTCTTACCCCAGCCATAAGCACGATCGGGAAGACTCGCCGGATGAAACCTATCTGGAAGAGACCTACTATCACCGCATCCAGCCGGAGCAGGGTTTCTGCATGCAGCGCGTGTATACCGACGATCGTTCGCTGGACGAATGCATGCCGGTCTATAACCGCGACGTGGTGAAAGTGCCGCGCGGCTACCATCCGGTCGCGACCCTGGCCGGTTACGACAATTACTATCTCAACGTGATGGCCGGGCCGGTGCGGCTGTGGAAATTCACCTGGGAGAAAGATCACGCCTGGATTAACAGCGACGGTTATCCGGCGGCGAAATAAGCGTTATCCGGCCCGGCTTGCCGGGCCTGTTGTTATTCAGCGTTACTCGTCCTTGGCGTTGTTCAGCGCCAGCGAGACCGCCAGGGTTTGCGCCAGGCACATCGAGGCGACCTGCGAGCGGAACCCGTCCACCTGCGCTTCGCGCACCACAAAGCACACGTCGCTAAAGGCCGCCAGTGGGCTGACCTGGCTGTCGGTGATGGCTATCTGTTGCGCGCCGCGCTTGGCGCCCAGTTCTACCAACTCCAGCGCTTCTTGCGCATACGGCGAGTAGCTGATGGCGATCACCACGTCCTTTGGCTTCACCATGCTCAGCTGTTCGGTAAACATGCCGCCCAGCCCGTCGATCAGAAACGCGCGGCGTTCCAGATGGCGCAGCGCATAGGTCAGGTAGGAGGCGACGCTAAACGAACGGCGCAGGCCAATCACGTAGATGTTCTCGGCATTGTTCAACAGCTCGACGGCGCGGTCCAGCTGCTCGGGCGCGATCTGCATCGCCAGCTGCTGCAGCGCCTGGGCGTTGACCATGGTGAAGACGTTGAGAATTTCGGCCGGTTTTTCCGGCGCTACGTTGTCGTCGGTGGAGGTTTGGCGGAACAGGCGCGCACGCTCGGTATAGTTGACCGTTTCCTCCATCAGGTGCTGGCGGAATACCTGCTTCATTTCGTTGAAACCGCTAAAGCCGAAGGCGTTGGCGAAGCGGATCAGCGTGGAAGGCGGGACGCTGGCCTGTGCGGCGATGGAGGCGACGGTATCGAAAGCAATGCTGTTACTGTTATCCAAAATATAGCGCGCCACCTGCTTTAAGCGTTTGCTCAGCGTTTCATAACGGTGGCGAATCTCATCCTGTAACAGCGAAAGTTGAGTTGGGTTGTTCATCCATTCGGCTCGCAGTGTGGGCTAAGGCGTATCGGCCTGACGCCTGAATTATTGACAGGCTATTCTAACAGACGGAGTGGAAATTTCATTTCCTCAAAAAGCGATTTATTCGATCGCAAGTTGCGTGACTTCACAGAAAATCGGCAAAAAAATCCCCTTAAAGCGCTGAAAATACCTTAAGGGGCGGATAACGCGCAGCGGCCGCCTAGCTTGCGCTGCCGGTCTGCGGGCGGTACTGGCGCCAGAAACCGATCAGCGTCAGGTATTTTTGTTTCACCTGCTCAATCAGCGCGGCGTCGTCCAGCTCGCCCTGCAGCCAACGGCGCGACGGCTGGCCGAAGATGGTGCGGCCGACGGCAAAACCTTTCACCCAATGGGCGTCTGCGGCGGCGGCGAAGCCGGCCTTCAGGGTTTCTTCCGGTGAATCCAGACCGAGGATCAGTACCCCGCGGCAGTGGGGATCGCTGGCTTCAATCAGCGCGCCGACCTGCTGCCAGTTGGCGGCGCTCAGCGGCGGCAGTTTCCACCAGTCCGGCTGCACGCCCAACTGATAGAAATGCGCCATCATTTCCAGATAGTAGCGCTCATTTTTGTCGGCGCTGCTTTCCGGCAGGATCACCTCGAGCAACAGCTCATGGCCGGATTTGCAGCAGCCGCGATAGATGTCGAGGATCAGCTCATCCTGCTCGCGGCGCAGTTCGGCGGCGTCGTGCGGGTGGTAAAACACCAGGCATTTCACCACGTGTTCCTGCGGCCAGTCGGTCAGCTGCGAGCCGATATTGCCGTGCTCCAGGCGCAGCGGGCGCGAACTGGGCAGCTCGACCGGGCGACCGATCCACCAGCCCTGGCCGGTGATGGCGTTCAGCGCCGCCTGGCCATAGGTGGTGTCGGCCAGAATGCCGCTGTTGCCGTGCAGCCCGGCCTGTTCAGCGGCCTGTTGCGCCGCCTGCAGCAGCAGGGTTTTCAATTTGGGAATGCGCTCTTCGCCGACGTTGGCCTCGCGCGCCATATCCGCCAGCTGCTTGCGGTGATCGAAGGCGAACACGCACAGCTCCGGCCATTGCTGCTTGCGGGTGGTTACCCGATGCAGGTGGTTCAGGCGCGCGTCGCGGTCCGGACGTTTGACCTGGCGTTCGCGCAGCAGATAGTCATCCAGTTCGAGTTTGGTCGGCATCGCCGGCGCGCAGCCATGGCGCGACACCACCAGCGCGCCGCAGGCGTTGGCGTAGCGGCAGGCCCGATCCCAACCCTCGTCATTCAGGTAGCCGCGCAGCAGGCCGGACATAAAGGCGTCGCCGGCGCCGAGCACGTTCAGCACCTCTACCCGCACGCCGGAGTGCAGCTTCACCTCGCGCCAGTCGTCGGCGATATCGCCTTCAAATACCGAGCAGCCCTGTGCGCCGCGTTTGCACACCAGCGTGGCGCGGGTGGCCTGGCGCACGTTTTTCAGCGCGGTCAGGGTGTCGATACTGCCGCCGGCGATATGGAATTCCTCTTCGGTGCCGACGATCAGATCAAAGTGGTGCAACACTTCCTGCAGTTCGCGGGTCACCTTGGCCGATTCGACAAAGCGGGTTTCGCCGTCGCCCAGCGAGGTCAGGCCCCACAGCACCGGGCGGTAGTCGATATCCAACGCGGTGCGCAGGCCGTGGCGGCGGGCGTATTCCAGCGCCTTCAGCACCGCCGCGCGGGTATTGGGGTGCGACAGGTGGGTGCCGGTGATGGCCAGCGCGCGCGACGAGGCGATGTAGGCCTCGTCGATATCATCCGGCGTCAGCGCCATGTCGGCGCAGTTGTCGCGGTAGAAGATCAGCGGGAAGGTTTCCTGATCCTTGATGCCGAGGATCACCAGGCCGGTCAACCGCTGCGGATCGGTGATCAGGCATTGGGTATCGGCGCCCACGCGCTGCAGCTCTTCGCGCAGGAAACGGCCCATGTGCTCGTCGCCGACGCGGGCCAGCATGCCGGACTTCAGCCCCTGAATGGCGGTGCCGTAGGCCACGTTGCCGGAAGAGCCGCCGAGATATTTGGAGAATGTGCTGGCATCTTCCAGACGCGCGCCGATCTGCTGAGCATAGAAATCGACGGCGATACGCCCGAGACAAATGACATCAAGCTGTTTTTCTTGTGTAGCCATACCCGTTTCCTTCTGTATTGAGCAAAACCCCGGCTTGCGGCCCGTTGACGGCGCCCGGCAGGAAGCATGTTTGGAATTATGAGGAATAAAAATTTCAATTTCAATATGGAATGAAATTTACACCCCAGAAATGTGATGCATTTAAAACATCGCTGCAAGCGGGCTAAAAGAGGTGGAAACCCCGGCAGGCCTGCCGGACGACCGGTTAGCGGCAAGCGCCGCCCCGGTGCCGATTCGGGGGGCGGCGAGCGGGGCTTTGACGGATGAAAGAACGGGGCGCGGCGGTGTCGCCCGCAGAGTGACCAGGCTAAGTCAGTGAATTTTAAGGGCAAGGATGAAACGGGCTTTTCATCAATATGCGATCTTTATCGCAAAATGAAATGTTTCTTCTGTAATGTGATTTTATGAAAAATATATTTGTTTATAATCGCTTCACGTTTCAGGTTGTCGACTCAGTGAGCGGCGCAACCGCCAGCTCAAGATAACAGCTGCCGTCGCGTAACAACAGACGGGGTTTCAGACCCTGCGCCGTGGCGGCCATCAATCGAAAAGGTGGGTAAATGGGCAAGATCAGGCTAACCATGGCGCAGGCGCTCGTCCGCTTCCTCGACAACCAGTATCTGCTGGCCGACGGGGTGGAAACCAAGTTCGTGAAGGGCATCTTTGCGATTTTTGGCCACGGCAACGTGCTGGGGCTGGGGCAGGCGCTGGAACAGGACAGCGGCGATCTGGTGGTGCACCAAGGGCGCAATGAGCAGGGGATGGCGCATGCGGCGACCGGCTTCGCCAAGCAGAAGCT is drawn from Serratia entomophila and contains these coding sequences:
- a CDS encoding CoA-acylating methylmalonate-semialdehyde dehydrogenase, which codes for MKTVGNFIGGQVCLSSSNQTVDVHNPATGQVERRVTQSTAAEVKQAIDVAHQAFADWSRTTPLRRARVMFNFKALLEQHRDELAALIVSEHGKVYSDALGELTRGIEVVEFACGIPHLIKGEYSPEVGGGVDSFSLMQPLGVVAGITPFNFPAMVPMWMFPIALACGNTFVLKPPALVPSASVRLAELLKEAGLPDGVFNVVHCANEDAAQLCTDPRIQAVSFVGSSTVAEHIYTTASAHGKRVQAFGAAKNQAIVMPDADLDATVNALMGGAFGSAGERCMALPVAVVVGDSTADKLIAKLKPLIAQLRVGPGIQQGGEENEMGPLVSSAHQKKVLGYIDLGVEEGATLVADGRNYQVAGYPEGYYVGGTLFDNVKPNMRIYREEIFGPVLGIVRVPDYQTAIDTVNGHEFGNGAAIFTSNGHYARQFVQEVQAGMVGVNVPVPVPMAFHSFGGWKRSVFGALNVHGTDGVRFYTRMKTATARWPTGQQTVSEYSMPTLG
- the iolB gene encoding 5-deoxy-glucuronate isomerase yields the protein MSSLLAKCQQPNAQGRIQHVTPENAGWRFVGFDVYRLAAGESLQLESGDRELCLVLVAGIASVATLRAEYPHIGKRMSPFERTPPYAVYVPHQDRIEVRAETDLELAVCSAPGGGHLPSRLITPADVGVERRGKGRNQRLVHNILPDSEPADSLLVVEVYTDEGNTSSYPSHKHDREDSPDETYLEETYYHRIQPEQGFCMQRVYTDDRSLDECMPVYNRDVVKVPRGYHPVATLAGYDNYYLNVMAGPVRLWKFTWEKDHAWINSDGYPAAK
- a CDS encoding MurR/RpiR family transcriptional regulator, which produces MNNPTQLSLLQDEIRHRYETLSKRLKQVARYILDNSNSIAFDTVASIAAQASVPPSTLIRFANAFGFSGFNEMKQVFRQHLMEETVNYTERARLFRQTSTDDNVAPEKPAEILNVFTMVNAQALQQLAMQIAPEQLDRAVELLNNAENIYVIGLRRSFSVASYLTYALRHLERRAFLIDGLGGMFTEQLSMVKPKDVVIAISYSPYAQEALELVELGAKRGAQQIAITDSQVSPLAAFSDVCFVVREAQVDGFRSQVASMCLAQTLAVSLALNNAKDE
- a CDS encoding bifunctional 5-dehydro-2-deoxygluconokinase/5-dehydro-2-deoxyphosphogluconate aldolase, with protein sequence MATQEKQLDVICLGRIAVDFYAQQIGARLEDASTFSKYLGGSSGNVAYGTAIQGLKSGMLARVGDEHMGRFLREELQRVGADTQCLITDPQRLTGLVILGIKDQETFPLIFYRDNCADMALTPDDIDEAYIASSRALAITGTHLSHPNTRAAVLKALEYARRHGLRTALDIDYRPVLWGLTSLGDGETRFVESAKVTRELQEVLHHFDLIVGTEEEFHIAGGSIDTLTALKNVRQATRATLVCKRGAQGCSVFEGDIADDWREVKLHSGVRVEVLNVLGAGDAFMSGLLRGYLNDEGWDRACRYANACGALVVSRHGCAPAMPTKLELDDYLLRERQVKRPDRDARLNHLHRVTTRKQQWPELCVFAFDHRKQLADMAREANVGEERIPKLKTLLLQAAQQAAEQAGLHGNSGILADTTYGQAALNAITGQGWWIGRPVELPSSRPLRLEHGNIGSQLTDWPQEHVVKCLVFYHPHDAAELRREQDELILDIYRGCCKSGHELLLEVILPESSADKNERYYLEMMAHFYQLGVQPDWWKLPPLSAANWQQVGALIEASDPHCRGVLILGLDSPEETLKAGFAAAADAHWVKGFAVGRTIFGQPSRRWLQGELDDAALIEQVKQKYLTLIGFWRQYRPQTGSAS